ctatttcctttgttgatgttttgagactttGAGTCGAATACTTATGTTTATTCAAGAAATTTCAAACATTCATTAAGTTATGTTGTTTTGAGACATTATGAGTTAACTTTTGGTAGTTGGAGTTCCTATTTttcttgagtaagtcttcctcTAAGTAGtcagccaagccaagggttcgcttgggggccagcaatgattcttgagtgccggccacgtccaggctgcaggctcggggcgtgacagtgcAGTTGAATTGGTGCATTGCAGTTGTGAAGAACAACAAGCTGATATTCTAACTAAGGCTTTTCCACCAACAAGTTTGAGACTTGTACTTGAAGCTATATAAAATACAAGGCCTTCAACATGAAACATTGTATATATGGAGttgtagaaaattaagaaacttGACGTCTCCATTAATGGTAATGTATGTCAAGTATAAAAGTGCTAAACATTATAATTCTATTCCAATTGTCGATCCATTTATTTCTGTTgggaatttaaaactaaaaatatttgaaaatcccCCTATGGTAGGTAGTAAAGATCTGAACAAGTGTGGCTGTAGttgaagagaagaaaaatatttacaaatcaTAGGGTAAATAAAGAATCACTTGCATTTTCTAATGATAAATCTGATCACGTAGAATAAGATACACGTGTTGTTGAAATACCCAAATTAACACTAAACCAAAAAACCATGTATTACATTAATTCCCACAAAATAAGCTTCCACATTACAATCTAGCTATCCACTATAACCTTTTACATATAAAagcaatatatataattcaaatataattgtcTTGTTGTAGTTATACTTGGTGATGAACACTGCCAATATTTTCTAGAGGGAAGAGGGTTTCACTATAAGTACAAATGCTTTCAATCTGGCCAGGAAATTCTTGGACCTCAAAATGTCTCCAACTCTTATTCttcatatcataaaaataaaaaaccataACATTATCAAGACTTCTTGATGTTATGTGtattgcaaatacaatttcttCAGCACCATACTTGCGAATCGTAAATGGATGCACGTAAAACTCATTAGGTTCCCTTTCTAAAGGAAAATGAAGTATCTCATGTTTCTATTCTTCGTCTTCATCAAAAACCCATAGATAAATGTCGTTACAAAACCAATAATCACAATAATTCATGATTCCTAATTTTCCATTCACTTCTATTAGCATATTATCACAATCGCTAAACTTACGACATAATTCAATCGACATTGTGATACTGGTGAAAATTTCTGATTTAACATCAAACGCAACTATACAATAGTCCGGATCAAGGCTAACCCGATAGATAATCCCACTAATGCAAATTCCAGATATGTATCCTGCAATAGAAAAACCATGTTTGTCATATTTAATCATTTCTCTCCATGATTTATCTATGCCTAAAGTGAAAACCCATGCTCTTGATTCAATAGTCACAACAACTTTATACTTGTTTTCTTCAGGCTCAAAACTTATCGAACATATAAAGTCCTCGCCCTCATGAGGAACATCAGGAAGAAATCTTACTTCTCTAGTAGCGGGATTGCAAATGGCAATATACTTCAGATCCCATATACAAAACAACCCATTATCCGActcaaaatgataattataatcTAAACGAAAATTAATAATTCGATCATACAGCTTACTAAAATTGTCAATTTGATGATACTTGGTGGCATTTCCATCTTCTTCATCATGATGATCTTCTATAGCGTAACAAACATCGTCTACGCATGCAATCAACTTAGTATCACCACCATTGATCTTAGAATAATTGGATAAATGGAGATCCACAAAATTTGGTTCCAACACAATTGAATTATGAAATTTCGAAACACACCTAAAACACATTAAAGACTTAACTGGAAGCCATGAGAAAATTTGGATGGTAATATCTTGAGGAATTTTGTCTTCTTCCATCTTTGACGGCTGAAGTTGTCCTAATTTTAGGTTAAATTGTTTGTTTAATAACTTCTTAAAATGCTTTACTTAAGACTTAAGTCTTAATAGATATTTTCCTAATAGGGCCATAATCCTCTAAAGCCCAAGTCTACCAGTCAAAACGAGGACAATGTATCTGTCCatattattgatgtttcatGTATTTGAGTAGTCCATAAATCCTTAACATATATCTTATTGTTGTATGAGATACAGGTCTAATAATTGTATCAGATACAATTAACGGTTAATATCAACATATATCGCGTATGTTCCTatacatcgcgtaaagtgatgtatccgaccgatacatcacgtaaagtgatgtatctgaGAATAAGAGGGAgtagggatttttgtatttttttcaaatggtaggaaatatttgaaaatatggtaaaataagttgtgtatttaggtaatttttccttttttattgagaaaaaaCTAGAAATAGCAAtcataatagacataataaggcTTTATAGATATAGTTTCgataattgcgcttcatagttatagttttgtTTGCTATGGAGGTTGCGATTTATATATTTCGCgccatttgtatatttcgtgcgcgaatatacaaataggataagtatatacaaattctctatttatacaattaggaaTTTTTTAGAACTCCATTGGTATATTTCActtgtcaatatacaaacagggtaatttttttatgaatttttcataaatcgtataaAAATAGTTAGATTTTGAGATGTAGTAGTCCACCGTGAACTGTAGTTCCAGGTAAATAGTTTGCTAGAATGCGATAAAGTACTtaacaataaagacaaaaagTTTTACGCGGAAACGTcattgctcaagggagtaaaaaaCTACGACCTTTCACGTAGGATTTCAAGTTGTTTTCACTAATATCAAGCAAAGTGTGAATACAAACTCAGTTGTTGGTTAACGAGTCAGGTCCTGATTCAAAAGTTAGGTCTCACATCGGTTGTTGGTTGTCTAGATCAAGTCCTGATTTGAAAGTCAAGTTTAGATTCGAGTGACGGGTTCGAATTTTGGATTGGTTGATCGTACGTATCCAAATTTGAATGTCGGTGTCATTTATTGGGTTGGATATCCTATCCAGTTTGAATGTCGGGTCTCAAGCGGAAAGTCGGGGTCAGGTCCTGGTCAGATCTCAAGATCAAATTTTGGATCAATCATCGGGGTTGTATCTTAGTACGGGTGTGGGGTCATGTCCTAGATCGATTATATGAGATTGGTTTTCGGGtcagaaattattttcctaaaaagtaATTTCAATTCTCTAGCTAAATATAAAAGATActttctgaaaatatttttgaagggTGGTGAATCAGAGCTATCCATGCACTCTATCACAAGACCACCTACAGAAAAGTAAACAACGATAGTGAGTAGGAGGAAGAAAAGCATACCAAAGTGCTAACAACAATAGTGAGCTACCCTTGCACTCAGTCACAAGACCAGAAGGGATGTTagacttaataaataatgaagcTACCTTACATTAGACAAGATCCGACAAAAACAAACAACGACCATCAGTCATTCAATTACAAGTCAAGAATTGCATATAAGAACCCTCATTTTCATGTAATGTATACACCCATGTCAACAATTGAAACGAGTCTGTGGATCCGATACCAATATCGTATTTGCACTCTAATCGGCTTGTGAGCCATACTCTAACACTCTTTTATTGGTGAACCTGAtccaataatatttctcaacgCGTATAATCACTAATCTCTATTTTCTTATTGCGATTTGTTtgactaaatataaaattttactagaaaaggctcaaaaatctcctttttaacatattaaaaataattcatgatTTGCTTTTGTTGTAGTTGTGcttcattttgagttttgagtctTTACTGTTTACAGATAGCAAATCAAGGAAAATTGTAGAGTGTTATGTGGAAAGATGTGTTGGAAAATTATATGCACAACGGAAGCATACCATAATCATacaacttacatgaataatagacaaTACATAGTTTATGCTAGTACAAGTACAATCATGTTAGAGCACATAAACTTTCTAAAATTTCATTCAAGAATTACCATTTGAAGTGTGAGCAGataccttcaagcgaatccacAAGCTAGTCGACAAGTTAGAaccttcaagcgaatccacAAGGTAGTCCACAAACTGGACCACAGTTCTacggtcttctacagtgatcccaagttcacttcagaactctctcaatacttgggtgggaaAGTATCTTATAGAAAACTTATCCACTTTCAATGGTTAGAAGaatccctatttatagagatttcttcctaGTCCAAGGAGAAGGAATATATACCAtgtctttccttagaatagaaagacatgtacatctccctttccttagaaaagaaaaaatcatgtcCTTCTCCCTTTTCTTAGGATAGAAAAAGTGATATACTTTTCTCTTGccttagaatagagaaagatACATAAATCTCCCTTTCtttagaatagagaaagacacatacttctcccttttccctttagaaTAGATtatgagttctagttaaatatgggtATGGTagggaccacaaaattaattaccgaggcttcctattatgaaaataattccagataattaatatgaattattcttaccatgataaattacaaatcattccactagaaattcgtaattgcactcctctatttatattttgaaattccccattaaacacatatgtaattccccatgttaagattacagatactaatcaaCAAATTAAGTTACTGATGAACttaattcaatgatcaatttcctttagagcactgcTTAATTTAGccggattcataaatccacttgcaaggtttgacacgatgaaaacttttaagcttctcaaaaaggcatatcattAATCTCTATATCGAGACATAGATTCcgtcaactaacttattatttcaccaatatatattatcatcatccaatctaccaagaatattgacccatcttagaatctcaccttttaaaaaatcaaaacgataattaacatatacagatcataatagttatatcaggattaagaatataagtacatttaatagtttagagagtATGCTTTTGTCAGTCATTCTAaagcaactatctctactcggtcccattcaatacatacaaaatgtactagcacaagaagttggaactataccattcccataatcaagataaactacatataatcttgtgctacaatcgtaccgatgacATGTCCAATTCTcatcttagattgtgaacaaaaaaaaactttatactcataagaaccgatgatttaatcctctatttataagcttaaactctatacactaaatcatctactataaaAGTAAACAtacaccataaacgaatatatgatcgattgaaataaataaataattattctataataaatactatatctaaACAAACTActtaaaaattgtcaaaaaacgaTGGCCAAAAGCGATGGACTGTGTcgcttttttggccaaaattgacggaaaagcgacgcagtcaccTCCGTCGCTTTTTAGCCCGATGCTTTTCATAAAacgacggacaacgtctctttttgattatcttttttttgaattatttttaacaaaagcgACGAAGTTCgtcgctttattttaattttcattttttttatttctaaaaggcgactctgtccgtcgcttttctggaaattttatttttgaaaatccctaAAAAGAGACAGACAAAACCACGCTGTCTGTCGCTTTTAtgggatttaaaaaaaataaaacccagaaaagcgacggacaaaaccacGCTTTCCGTCgcttttccttaaatatttttggttgCAGAAACTGGCAGTTtctgctgcccacctgcaaatgcaattcaattcaattctacactattcagcccaaaacacacacaattaaaaacaaggcataatacatatattgacccctaaacttggcttcaaattttaactttgacctccaactttcataatgcacaaataggcactttaactatccaaaacttaaacaaaaaaacactcgGATCCTACCTGGCAaaatgagtgaaatacactcaaATTAGGCGCGTCAGATGTAAAAATTCAGGGGGTCAACAGTAAAAAAAGCATTGAAAGGACAATTAAaccctttttatatttttttcaacaattttcccctcttttttgcattatttgttgtttactgCAAAATGCAAGTgacatttaataaaaatttttgttattacgaaaaaaaattataatgaagtttttttttggcaagaaggaaaaaggaacacgtgtagtactaaattttttttttgagattcaatcaattttttttgtctttgaaatatttctagctgttaattactgtaatttatagtactttctaagaaattttcaaataatatatattatttcatttgtccgaATTTATGCgtcaccggtaaaatttgaagagtcaatcagatcttttatatatttttatatcttttaaatatttaagtaattaattatcgtgatttataatattttatacaattatttagtatggtaaaagaaatttaaaagaaacacgcATCCTTCAATAGTAAAATATGGgtccccctttttttttacaGGTTGACCTCCTGCCTGTATAGTCTTTTTTTGTCCAGAAGGAAAAAGGAACACGTGTCGACCCCAACGTCCTCTCTATTCCcgcttattatattatatactagtGATGAAGAGCCCGtgctaataattaatttaaaagttaatttttaattgacgttaaataaatagttttaaattttaaatttgaataaattttatatatttatatggtaGTAAATGTTCATGTTAACTCTAAAATGAATACATCACTATTAATAAAGCTTGAAGTTTAAAGAAAAATCcttaaatgaccaaaataacccttaaactcaattttaatCACAAAAAGCATACATGTCCACGGTGTGGTGGCTGATTCATCaactaattttttgtatgttttttcaaaaatattttagttgctaatttgttataatttataaaaatcattAACGTCATTTTCGAATAACTTATAGTATTGTTaactttcaataatatatattgttccatctattcaaattcatgtgtcacagatagaatttcaagagtcaacaaaattttttctaaaaaaactatattttaattatgatttatagtacttttaaatataaCGTATAGTGTGTTTGTAGGCTCTTAttagattgaaaaaatattttaaattagtaattattgtaattaatagtgtatattacgtaattttcaaatttgtaataaatttttttaaatattaaatctaataatttatagtatcttAAATGTAATCTTTGaatacacataaattaaaaaaataaataagacaaataaattataaattgaataattgacattttcaaatattaatttaccaCAAAATGAAAGTGAGGGAAGAAGTTGTGAggcaaaaataaagagaagggAATGGAATTAGTGAGGTGGGGTCCATATCCATTAAAATAAATGCATGGCAAATTGAAAAGGTGTCAAATAGATAGGAAAACGGGTCCACATGCATTGAATAGTTGACAGCCATTGAGTGGGTCACTAATACACGTGGCAGCGCTTGCATTTCACGCttttggctccaaaaatcgtgtgtttatttatttaaaggtaggatagttaaagtgtctatttgtgcattatgaaagttggaggtcaaagttaaaatttgaagccaagtttaggggccaatatatgtattatgcctaaaaacaatctaaacaaaacataaaacaacaaacttaaaataacattaaaaagtatctaaatcacaaattaaagacttataaagtctttcaaaattcgtttcaaaattacaaaaagttcataaatgtctagagatctaaactagggagtgggTTCTACgtaatcatcctcatcactctcgtcgtcggtgttatcgggagccgaagtagtaggtcgacaagcgaggttcatcacttgttctttgatttgctgaacagtctcactcatgctttcttgttcagctactcttctccGCTCCGACTCTGCCAATGCCGCTGTAAGCTTAGTTATTTGAGccgacatagcagcaatctgaacaTTGTCAAGTGCCTCGGCTTGACGTGATGATCCAATTCCTTCTAAGCCTGACTGGAGTTGTCTTACATCGTTTCGAGAGTCTAGACCATAgactctacccttgtgtgtcccccttaccactttttctttccaaatcttgGTGGAAAGTTCATGTGTCAATTGGACCGAACTATCTTGATTCTCAGCGACGCACTGATGAAAGTCAttatgcatattaaatataaaaattgacatcaatatatatacatatcataaatatattcactattttaacttatttaaacaacttaacaattttaactagtttagttttgacttaatacaacaactaaatccaccaactaaaccacattatttattttaacttatttaaacaacttaacaactttttaacttgaactagtttagttttgacttaattacaacaactaaatccatcaacaaaaccacattatttattttaacttacttaaacaacttaacaactttttaacttgaactaatttagttttgacttaattccaacaactaaattcatcaacaaaatcacattatttatgttaacttatttaaacaacttaacaactttaactagtttagtttgaGTTagtacaacaactaaatcaaccaactaaaccacattatttattttaacttatttaaacaacataacaactttttaacttgaactagtttagttttgacttaattccaacaactaaatccatcaacaaaaccacatgaTTTAATTTagcttatttaaacaactttacaactttaactagtttagtattgagttaattcaaacaactaaatccaccaattaactaaatcacattatttatattaacttatttaaacaacgtaacaactttaactagtttagttttgacttaatacaacaactaaattcatcaacaaaaccacagtATTTAAttcaacttatttaaacaacttaacaactttataactttaactagtttagtattgacttaattcaaaaaactaaatccaccaattaactaaatcacattatttattttaacttatttaaacagcataacaactttaactagtttagttttgacttaatacaacaactaaatccaccaactaaacaacttaacaactttttaaagctaagtgtcaacactagatggacacaaatcgatcttgcaaaaaaaacaattttgtcATCAACAGGAttaactagtgttggtacttatgcttaacaaatatattatttcaaaatttaaagctaagtgtcaacactagatggacacaaatcgatcttgcaaaaaaatcaattttgtcatcaataggatcaactagtgttggtacttatgcttaacaaacaatcgatggacacaaaaatattatcacaaaattaaagctaagtatcagtactagatggacacaaacacattattgaaaacaattgtacttgaactttagaaatttagaagcaccaaccttatctcctatagttttgtatcaacttttttagatgttgagcttcctaaattgcctagcacgaaaagttctaaaattagttatatatatatatatattcaagtttcaataagttcaagttttcaattcaagttcatatctaatttctaaaattaattagttatatattcaagctaattagttccaagttcaagttctaatttcaagttcaagtctaagttcaacttcaaattctaagctcatgttctaagttcaagttcaagttctaatttcaagttcaagttctaagttcaagttcaaatgctaatttcaagttcaagttcaaatgctaatttcaagttcaagttctatgttcaaattcaaattctaagttcaagttctaatttcaagttctaagttcaagttcaaactctaagttcaagttcaagttctaaattcaagttcaagttctaatttcaagttcaagttctaagttcaagttcaagttctaagttcaagttcaagttctaatttcaagttcaatttctaagttcaagttcaagttcaaattctaacttcaagttcaagttctaagttcaagttctaatttcaagttcaagttctaagtttaacttcaaattctaagttcaagttcaagttctaatttcaggttcaagttctaagttcacgttcaaattctaagNNNNNNNNNNNNNNNNNNNNNNNNNNNNNNNNNNNNNNNNNNNNNNNNNNNNNNNNNNNNNNNNNNNNNNNNNNNNNNNNNNNNNNNNNNNNNNNNNNNNNNNNNNNNNNNNNNNNNNNNNNNNNNNNNNNNNNNNNNNNNNNNNNNNNNNNNNNNNNNNNNNNNNNNNNNNNNNNNNNNNNNNNNNNNNNNNNNNNNNNNNNNNNNNNNNNNNNNNNNNNNNNNNNNNNNNNNNNNNNNNNNNNNNNNNNNNNNNNNNNNNNNNNNNNNNNNNNNNNNNNNNNNNNNNNNNNNNNNNNNNNNNNNNNNNNNNNNNNNNNNNNNNNNNNNNNNNNNNNNNNNNNNNNNNNNNNNNNNNNNNNNNNNNNNNNNNNNNNNNNNNNNNNNNNNNNNNNNNNNNNNNNNNNNNNNNNNNNNNNNNNNNNNNNNNNNNNNNNNNNNNNNNNNNNNNNNNNNNNNNNNNNNNNNNNNNNNNNNNNNNNNNNNNNNNNNNNNNNNNNNNNNNNNNNNNNNNNNNNNNNNNNNNNNNNNNNNNNNNNNNNNNNNNNNNNNNNNNNNNNNNNNNNNNNNNNNNNNNNNNNNNNNNNNNNNNNNNNNNNNNNNNNNNNNNNNNNNNNNNNNNNNNNNNNNNNNNNNNNNNNNNNNNNNNNNNNNNNNNNNNNNNNNNNNNNNNNNNNNN
The DNA window shown above is from Solanum stenotomum isolate F172 chromosome 6, ASM1918654v1, whole genome shotgun sequence and carries:
- the LOC125868731 gene encoding putative F-box protein At3g10240, encoding MEEDKIPQDITIQIFSWLPVKSLMCFRCVSKFHNSIVLEPNFVDLHLSNYSKINGGDTKLIACVDDVCYAIEDHHDEEDGNATKYHQIDNFSKLYDRIINFRLDYNYHFESDNGLFCIWDLKYIAICNPATREVRFLPDVPHEGEDFICSISFEPEENKYKVVVTIESRAWVFTLGIDKSWREMIKYDKHGFSIAGYISGICISGIIYRVSLDPDYCIVAFDVKSEIFTSITMSIELCRKFSDCDNMLIEVNGKLGIMNYCDYWFCNDIYLWVFDEDEE